The genomic interval GCGCTGCCAGTTTTTTTGCTCCTGGGGCGATACAGGCCGCCTGGGGCAGCGATAAGGACCCATACACCATACCTGACTATGGCAACGTGACCTTACTGCACATGACGGACTCCCACGCCCAGCTCTTGCCCGTGTGGTGGCGTGAACCCGACACCAATATCGGCGTAGGCTCCGTCCTCAACCAGACGCCCCACCTCTGTGGTAAATGGATGCTGGATTACTACGGCGTCGGCAACGATCCCAGGTACAAGTATGCCTATTCCTGCCTGGACTACGACACCCTAGCCCACAAGTACGGCAAGATCGGTGGTTACGCGCACATCGCCGCACTGGTCAAGCGCTTTCGCCAGGAGCGCGGCGACAAGGTCCTGCTGCTGGACGGCGGCGATACCTGGCAGGGCTCAGCCACGAGCTTGTGGACCAACGCGGCGGACATGGTGGGTGCGCAGAATCTGCTGGGCGTGGACGACTTCGTTGGACACTGGGAATTCACCTTTGGCCAGGAACGCGTCGAGCATCTGGTCAAAAATGAGCTCAAGGCTGCTTTCCTCGCCCAGAACGTTTTCAGTAACACCTGGCAGGAACTGGTTTTCAAACCCTACCGAGTGCATGAGATCAGCGGTCGCAAAATCGCTGTCATCGGCCAGGCGTTTCCCTTCACTCCCATTGCCAATCCGGCCTATATGATTCCGGATTGGGGCTTTGGGATCCACACCGAACACATGCAGAAAATGGTGGACGAAGTCCGCCAGCAGCATCAGGCCGATATCGTGGTCGTACTCTCCCACAACGGTGCCGATGTCGACAAGAAGATGGCATCCATGGTCAAGGGGATCGATATCATACTCGGTGGTCACACCCACGATATCATGGGGCCAAAACCTTTCGTCGTGAATCAGACCTTGATCATCAATACCAGCACCAATGGCAAGATTCTTGCCCGTTTTGATCTCGATGTCGGCAAAGGCAAGCTTAAGGG from Acidithiobacillus caldus ATCC 51756 carries:
- the soxB gene encoding thiosulfohydrolase SoxB, with protein sequence MHLDRRDFLQLLGVAGAASFFAPGAIQAAWGSDKDPYTIPDYGNVTLLHMTDSHAQLLPVWWREPDTNIGVGSVLNQTPHLCGKWMLDYYGVGNDPRYKYAYSCLDYDTLAHKYGKIGGYAHIAALVKRFRQERGDKVLLLDGGDTWQGSATSLWTNAADMVGAQNLLGVDDFVGHWEFTFGQERVEHLVKNELKAAFLAQNVFSNTWQELVFKPYRVHEISGRKIAVIGQAFPFTPIANPAYMIPDWGFGIHTEHMQKMVDEVRQQHQADIVVVLSHNGADVDKKMASMVKGIDIILGGHTHDIMGPKPFVVNQTLIINTSTNGKILARFDLDVGKGKLKGWRFHYLPVFSNLIKADAEMAAYIEKVRAPYKDKLSQPLATTASLLYRRDNFNGTFDQLLCDALREEMDCEASFSPGFRWGYCKLPGETITMEDVMGQTAITYPQATINAYTGEQIKNIMEQVADNIFNPNPYYQQGGDMIRVGNIQYDFNPDEKIYHRISNLRIGGKAVSATKKYKVAGWASMQKVEGKPVWEIFSHWLQSKKHVEVKKLDLPVLNKDMQNNHGIAFPKAYKL